GCGGTTTGCCATAGAGGGAGAACAAGTAGAAGTGGTTGTGCAACGTCGCCTACCACCTACGCCTAATTACCGGATGATTCAATCGGATTTTCAGGACACGATTGTGCTGGTCAACGGCATTTTACTGTTGTTAGCGGGCTTGTTGAGTTACGGGTTAGCAGGGATCACACTCCGACCAATCCAAGAGGCATATGACAAACAAAAACAGTTTGTGAGTGATGCGTCGCATGAGCTGCGTACACCGCTGGCGATTCTCAAGGTTGAGTTGGAGAATCAACGAACACAAAAGCACTCGACGGATGTATACGCTGTTATTGACAGCCACTTGGAGGAGGTGGATCGCATGACACGCCTTGTGGATGATCTTCTCCGACTTTCAAAGATGCAAGAGATGGATACAGAATCGCTCAAACAGGAAGAGGTTGCGCTTGCACCGTTGCTCGCTAAGGCTGTATCGCGCCTTTTGCCACTTGCGCGCGAAAAATCCATCCAGCTAGCGTTTGATGAGGGCGCCGATACGTCGCTCGTTGTGTTGGGAGACGAGGCGGGACTCATGCAGGTGTTCACAAATATTATCAAAAATGCGATTGCCTATAATGCAAACGAGGGAAGTGTGACGGTGCGACTCGTGCAAGAGAAACAATCCTGCGTGGTAGAAGTGTGTGACACGGGATTGGGAATGAACAAGCGAGAGGTAGCGCATGTGTTTGATCGATTTTATCGAACTGAGAAGAGTCGATCGCGTAAAACGGGCGGAAGCGGCCTTGGGATGGCTATTGCACGTGGAACGATTTTAGCTCATGGCGGGCGGATAGAAGTACAAAGTAAACCTCAAATAGGAACCACGGTTCGCGTGTCTCTACCTATCCACAGGACTTCATAATTTCTTCATGGGAGATTGGATAGAGTTGTAAGTGAGGAATACGTCGACAGTGTGCAGAACACGGACGGTGCACGGATTGGTTTTTGCGGAGAACGTACGCTCTGCTTCTCACCCTGCTTGTGCACACCTCTGCAGATGACATGTCACCCTAATTCTTGATCATCGATTATGAAGCAAAAAAATGCGTTATTTATGGCAGCGGCGTTGGTGGCAGTCATGGGTATGGGCACCATTGGTGTCGCATCTACGTTCGCTGCTGCGCCTCTGGATTCGGCAAATCGGTTTGCCGGACTTCAAGAGGCAATCGCACAACGGTTTCACGTAGATGTAGCCGACGTGCAGCAAGTGTTCCAAGAACAGCATGCCAGGATGCAAGATGAGATGCGCGCACAGTCGCAGGAACGTCTAGATGCGCTTGTCGCAGATGGCAAACTCACACAGGAGCAAGTTGACGCGCTGCAGGCAAAACATCAGGAGATGGAAGCACTCCAAAAGAGTCTTAAAGATGCAACGCCGCAAGAGAGAAAGGATGCTATAGAGAGTCACCGAGAAGATATGAAGGCCTTTGCCGATGAGCTTGGTCTTCCAAACATTCCGTTAGAGGGAATGCGAGCCCGTGAAGGACGCGGCGGTATGGGACGTCCGCATCAATTCAAGGCTCCGATCAACAACTAATCAATCATTTATGTATCGCACACAAGAGCCACGAGGTTCTTGTGTGTTTGTTTTTCGTGCACAGGTTTGTCTTTACCGGACACGTTGAAGTTGATAGCATGAGCTTATAGAAATATTGTAATGAGAGTCTATGCATATTCGATTCCAAAATGGGCTTACATTACTCGAAATTTTTCTCGTTGTTGTAGCAATAGGCATTATAGTTGGAATTGTGATTCTGGCCATTAACCCGGAAAAACAATTAAGTGATACACGAAATACTCAACGCCGCACCGATGTGAGCACGATTGCTAACGCAGTGTATCAGTATTCCCTTGAACACGAAGGTTCATTGCCAAAAAACATTACAACTACAGCAACAGAGATTTGTGCAAAAGGCCGAGATTGTACGGATTTGATAGATTTAAGTGCGTTGACTTTACGAGAGGAATATCTAATCTCTATACCTGAGGAGCCGCAGAAGACGAATCCTAATGGAGCGGGATATATGATGAGTAAGATTGATACTGGGAGAATCACCGTCGAAGCACAATTTACAGAGCAGGATGCAGTGATCAGTGTCACGCGATAGCCTGTACGTCTCTTGAGTCATCGCCTTCGCAAGAGGGGATACAAAAACAAGAAAAACGATCCGAGTTTTACAGGCAAGCTGAGGACTCGGTCAATTTGCTTTGTTCGGTATCGGAGGACGTAGCACAGATTGTTCCGACAGCGCTCGCAGCAATAGAGAAGACGGCTGATAGGATTGACCGAGAGATTTTACCTAAGTCGGTTATTGAGGAAACAAAACAGGCGATGCAGGCCTGCGGGACCATCCAAGATCGTGAGGAGCTGGCACGGGCGCCTATGTTTTTAATCGTCTCATGACCTACGGGCGGAGCGGACCAGAAATTCATCTACATGCATCTCAAGGTAAAACCGTAGAGAATAAGCTTTCTCTCTATCGGGATGAGATGCGAAAGCTTGCTCAAATTGTTGATAAAGACCCGGAGGTACGGATCGTTTCGGCGACCTCTGCATTAGTAGCAGAACATCCTGGGCTCTTTGTCCGCGCAGGGTTTACGTTGGAAGATGTTTTGAAGGAAATACGAACTGCCTATTTTGACGATCAGACACGAGCCATAAAACGCGCCGTGATTGATCGAAAAACGTTATTAGATAAATGGCTACAATAATAATCGCATGCAGAAGCGTTTCTTTTTTGTTTGGTGTGATAAGATAGGGGCATGGAACCCAAAGAAGAAATTCGAGAACGGTTGGACGTGGTGGACGTGGTAGGGGAGTATCTCACGCTCAAAGGCGCCGGACAGGGCAGTTTTAAGGCGTGCTGCCCGTTCCATGGAGAAAAGACCCCGTCGTTTTATGTGAATCGTCAAAAGCAAATTTGGCATTGTTTTGGGTGTGACAAAGGAGGCGACAGTTTTGCGTTTATTATGGAAATGGAGGGCGTGGAATTTCCTGAGGCGTTGCGCATCTTGGCACAAAAAGCGGGTGTAGAACTGCCGGTGTATGAGCGTAAAGACGCAGACAAGACCACACGGTTGCAATCTATTAACCTCTTTGCACAAAGAGTGTTTCAAAAATATTTGACGTCTGAGAGTGGGGAAGAGACACGAGCGTATTTGCAGAATCGAGGAATTAATACGGGGTTAGTGGAAAAATTTGGATTGGGATATGCTCCAAAAAGTTGGGATGCATTAGTGTCGCTTGCCGGGCAAAAAGATATTGGTGTGGATGAGTTGATCGACGCGGGCGTGGCGTTGCGGTCTAAGGGCGGGACGGGGAATGTGATTGATCGATTTAGAAATCGTCTCATGATTCCCTTACGTGATCATCACGGTAACACGGTCGGATTTACGGGGCGCGTGTTGGATCTTGCGGACTCGCCCAAGTACATGAACTCGCCACAGACGCCGATTTATGACAAAAGCGCCCTGATGTTTGGATTGGATGTTGCAAAGACGGCAATTAAGGTGGAACGGGCGGTCGTGATTGTAGAAGGCAACCTGGACGTGGTTGCTTCGCACAAAGCGGGGGTGGAGAACGTGGTTGCAAGTTCTGGTACAGCGCTCACGGAACGACATATTGGATTGCTCAAACGCTATACAACGACGCTTATTTTTTCCTTTGACGCAGACGCGGCAGGATTTGAGGCAGCACGACGGGGGATGCGTCTGGCGAGCTCACTTGGGTGTGACGTGCGTGTGGCTATGATCCCGGAGGGCATGGGCAAGGATCCGGATGATTTGGTGCAAAAAGATCCCGCCCAATGGCAGCAGGTGGTGCAGAACCATATCGACAAGATGCAATTTTTGTTTCAACGACTCGTGGCCAATATCGATCTTCACTCTGTGCAGGCTAAAAAGGACGCAGGAAAAGCGTTCTTGCCAGAGATTGCTGCAATTGCCGATCGAATTGAACGGGAACATTGGATGAAGCGATTTGCAGAAACAGTAGATGTTCCGCTTGCCACAGTACGGGAAATGGTTGCCTCGCAAAGTCAAAAAAAAGTAGAAACAGGTGCCGTGCGCACAATCAGTATTCCTGTAAGTAAACCTGCTTCACGTCATCGTGAGCAAGCCTACCCTGTGATAGAGGGCGTGGCTGCAACCAGTATCTCAGATAAAACCATGGAACTCCTGTTTTCCTTGGCATTAGCGGACCGAGAGAGCCTCAAACAGCTTGTAGAAGGCCTTTCGGAGGACACGTTGAGCCTTTCCCCTTATAAGGCTCTTTACGTGCAGCTCGTTTTAGTCTATACTACGGGCAATCTGTCGCCTGAGAAATCACTCTTTGAAGTGATCCGTGCACGATTGGCTACGCAAGAACCCGACCTGATTCCCTTTGTGGACAGGATTGCCCTTGCCTACGACCACTACGTTGGAACGGAATCCTCCTCACAAAGCGACATGGCAACCTTGCAAGACCTGATCTCCCAGGTAAAAGACCGCTCAAAACGTGAACAACGAGCCTCTGTTTTGGCAGAGCTCAAGCGT
This portion of the Candidatus Uhrbacteria bacterium CG10_big_fil_rev_8_21_14_0_10_50_16 genome encodes:
- a CDS encoding DNA primase — its product is MEPKEEIRERLDVVDVVGEYLTLKGAGQGSFKACCPFHGEKTPSFYVNRQKQIWHCFGCDKGGDSFAFIMEMEGVEFPEALRILAQKAGVELPVYERKDADKTTRLQSINLFAQRVFQKYLTSESGEETRAYLQNRGINTGLVEKFGLGYAPKSWDALVSLAGQKDIGVDELIDAGVALRSKGGTGNVIDRFRNRLMIPLRDHHGNTVGFTGRVLDLADSPKYMNSPQTPIYDKSALMFGLDVAKTAIKVERAVVIVEGNLDVVASHKAGVENVVASSGTALTERHIGLLKRYTTTLIFSFDADAAGFEAARRGMRLASSLGCDVRVAMIPEGMGKDPDDLVQKDPAQWQQVVQNHIDKMQFLFQRLVANIDLHSVQAKKDAGKAFLPEIAAIADRIEREHWMKRFAETVDVPLATVREMVASQSQKKVETGAVRTISIPVSKPASRHREQAYPVIEGVAATSISDKTMELLFSLALADRESLKQLVEGLSEDTLSLSPYKALYVQLVLVYTTGNLSPEKSLFEVIRARLATQEPDLIPFVDRIALAYDHYVGTESSSQSDMATLQDLISQVKDRSKREQRASVLAELKRAEHAQDPAQIQELTRRYQSLL